Proteins co-encoded in one Dyella japonica A8 genomic window:
- a CDS encoding efflux RND transporter permease subunit: MSAQSPHEEGRFNLSAWALRHQSLVFFIMVMVALFGMLSYSRLSQSEDPPFTFKVMVVQTYWPGADAKQVQEQVTDRISRKLQETPSIDFLRSYSRPGESLIFFNIKDSAPASSVPDTWYQVRKKVGDIAAQLPPGVQGPFFNDEFGDVYTNIYALEGDGFSPAQLHDYADQLRAELLRVPGVGKVDFLGDQNQRITIEIANAKLSQLGITPQQIAQAINEQNAVASAGIITTADDRVYVRPSGQFNDVAALENTLLRINGRSFRLGDMATVRRGYDDPPSQQMRFMSQQVLGIGITMQPGGDVIHLGQALDKATVDLQKRLPAGLKLNEVTSMPHAVSHSVDDFLESVAEAVAIVLLVSLLSLGFRTGMVVVISIPFVLAATALCMELFGIGLHKVSLGTLVLALGLLVDDAIIAVEMMSVKLEQGWSRLRAAAFAYTSTAFPMLTGTLVTVSGFLPIALAKSGTGEYTRSIFEVSAIALLVSWLAAVIVIPLLGYHMLPEHHARAKPGDEWWARFLPARWRDARRAKALAVPAHGGDIDIYGTAFYQRFRRMLDACLRHRVLVLVVTVALFVVSMAGFGLVPKQFFPSSDRPELLVDLRLPEGASFDATLVQVKRMENVLKQRKEVANYVSFVGSGAPRFYLPLDQQLAQPNFAQFVVTARDVQQREALAGYLDGVLAHDFSAVRTRVSRLENGPPVGFPVQFRINGDDIATVRGIAEKVAGVVRADPRTRNVQFDWDEPAERSVRFEIDQAKARQLGISSQDVANFLALSLSGTTVTQYRERDKLIAVDLRAPKNERVHPDQIEQLALPTPNGQAIPLAQLGHVRYGLEYGVIWERDRQPSITVQADTRNGAQGLDVTNAIDAKLGELRSHLPVGYRIEVGGSVEQNAKAQGSINAQMPLLVIAVLTLLMIQLQSIGRTFMVVLTAPLGLIGVIVSLLMFRQPFGFVALLGTIAMFGIIMRNSVILVDQIEQDIREGHPRWEAIVGATVRRFRPITLTAAAAVLALIPLLRSNFFGPMATALMGGITVATVLTLFYLPALYAAWYRVRADEAPKEIAP; encoded by the coding sequence GTGAGCGCGCAGTCTCCCCACGAGGAAGGCCGCTTCAATCTCTCGGCCTGGGCGCTGCGACACCAGTCGCTGGTGTTCTTCATCATGGTGATGGTCGCGCTGTTCGGCATGCTTTCGTACAGCCGGCTGTCTCAGTCGGAGGATCCACCGTTCACCTTCAAGGTGATGGTGGTGCAGACCTACTGGCCGGGCGCCGACGCGAAGCAGGTGCAGGAGCAGGTCACCGACCGCATCTCGCGCAAGCTGCAGGAGACGCCATCCATCGATTTCCTGCGCAGCTACTCGCGCCCCGGCGAGTCGCTGATCTTCTTCAACATCAAGGATTCCGCGCCGGCGTCCAGCGTGCCCGATACCTGGTACCAGGTGCGCAAGAAAGTGGGCGATATCGCCGCGCAATTGCCGCCGGGCGTGCAGGGGCCGTTCTTTAACGACGAGTTCGGCGACGTCTATACCAACATCTATGCGCTGGAGGGCGATGGTTTTTCGCCCGCGCAGCTGCATGACTACGCGGACCAGTTGCGTGCGGAGCTGCTGCGTGTGCCGGGCGTGGGCAAGGTGGATTTCCTGGGCGACCAGAACCAGCGCATCACCATCGAGATAGCCAACGCGAAACTGTCCCAACTGGGTATCACGCCGCAGCAGATCGCACAGGCCATCAACGAACAGAACGCGGTGGCCTCGGCCGGCATCATCACCACCGCCGATGACCGCGTATACGTGCGACCCAGTGGGCAGTTCAACGACGTCGCCGCGCTGGAAAACACCTTGCTGCGCATCAACGGCCGCAGCTTCCGCCTGGGCGACATGGCCACCGTGCGGCGTGGCTACGATGATCCGCCGAGCCAGCAGATGCGCTTCATGTCGCAGCAGGTGCTGGGCATCGGCATCACCATGCAGCCGGGCGGCGATGTGATCCATCTGGGCCAGGCGCTGGACAAGGCCACGGTGGACCTGCAGAAGCGCCTGCCTGCCGGCCTCAAGCTCAACGAAGTCACCAGCATGCCGCACGCGGTGTCGCATTCAGTGGACGACTTCCTTGAGTCCGTCGCCGAAGCGGTGGCCATCGTGTTGCTGGTCAGCCTGCTCAGCCTGGGCTTTCGCACCGGCATGGTGGTGGTGATCTCCATTCCGTTCGTGCTCGCCGCCACGGCGCTGTGCATGGAATTGTTCGGCATTGGCCTGCACAAGGTGTCGCTCGGCACGCTGGTGCTGGCGCTGGGCCTGCTGGTGGACGACGCGATCATCGCGGTGGAGATGATGTCCGTGAAGCTGGAGCAGGGCTGGAGCCGCCTGCGCGCGGCCGCGTTCGCCTATACCAGCACGGCATTTCCCATGCTCACCGGCACGCTGGTGACGGTGTCGGGCTTCCTGCCCATTGCGCTGGCCAAGTCCGGCACGGGCGAGTACACGCGCTCGATCTTCGAGGTATCCGCCATCGCCTTGCTGGTGTCCTGGCTGGCGGCGGTGATCGTGATTCCGCTGCTGGGCTATCACATGCTGCCCGAGCACCATGCACGGGCGAAGCCCGGCGACGAATGGTGGGCGCGTTTCCTGCCGGCGCGCTGGCGCGATGCGCGCCGCGCGAAGGCGCTGGCCGTCCCGGCGCACGGCGGTGACATCGACATCTACGGCACGGCGTTCTACCAGCGCTTTCGCCGCATGCTGGATGCCTGCCTAAGGCACCGCGTGCTGGTGCTGGTGGTGACCGTGGCTTTGTTCGTGGTGTCGATGGCGGGCTTCGGGCTGGTGCCCAAGCAGTTCTTCCCCAGCTCCGACCGCCCCGAACTGCTGGTGGACCTGCGCCTGCCCGAAGGCGCTTCGTTCGATGCCACGCTGGTGCAGGTCAAGCGCATGGAAAACGTGCTGAAGCAGCGCAAGGAAGTCGCCAACTACGTGAGTTTCGTGGGCAGCGGCGCGCCGCGCTTCTACCTGCCGCTGGACCAGCAGCTGGCCCAGCCCAACTTCGCGCAGTTCGTGGTGACCGCCAGGGACGTGCAGCAGCGCGAAGCCCTGGCGGGCTATCTCGACGGCGTGCTGGCGCATGATTTCAGCGCCGTGCGCACCCGCGTCAGTCGGCTGGAGAACGGACCGCCGGTAGGCTTTCCCGTGCAGTTCCGCATCAACGGCGATGACATCGCCACGGTGCGCGGCATTGCCGAAAAGGTGGCTGGCGTGGTGCGCGCCGACCCGCGCACGCGCAACGTGCAGTTCGACTGGGACGAGCCGGCCGAACGCTCGGTGCGCTTCGAGATCGACCAGGCAAAGGCGCGGCAGCTGGGCATCAGTTCGCAGGATGTCGCCAACTTCCTGGCGCTGTCCCTGTCGGGCACCACCGTCACGCAGTACCGCGAGCGCGACAAGCTGATCGCGGTGGACCTGCGTGCCCCGAAGAACGAGCGCGTGCATCCCGACCAGATCGAACAGCTCGCGCTGCCCACGCCCAACGGCCAGGCCATTCCGCTGGCGCAGCTTGGCCATGTGCGCTACGGGCTGGAATATGGCGTGATCTGGGAACGTGACCGCCAGCCGTCGATTACCGTGCAGGCCGACACGCGCAACGGCGCACAGGGCCTGGACGTGACCAACGCCATCGACGCGAAGCTGGGTGAACTGCGCAGCCACCTGCCGGTGGGTTATCGCATCGAAGTGGGTGGCTCGGTGGAGCAGAACGCCAAGGCGCAGGGCTCCATCAACGCGCAAATGCCGCTGCTGGTGATCGCAGTGCTCACCTTGCTGATGATCCAGCTGCAAAGCATCGGCCGCACCTTCATGGTGGTGCTCACCGCGCCGCTGGGCCTGATCGGCGTGATCGTGTCGCTGCTGATGTTCCGCCAGCCGTTCGGCTTCGTCGCCCTGCTGGGCACCATCGCCATGTTCGGCATCATCATGCGCAACTCGGTGATCCTGGTGGACCAGATCGAGCAGGACATCCGCGAGGGTCATCCACGCTGGGAGGCGATCGTGGGCGCCACGGTGCGACGGTTCCGCCCCATCACGCTCACCGCCGCGGCGGCGGTGCTCGCGCTGATTCCGCTGTTGCGCAGCAACTTCTTCGGCCCCATGGCCACCGCATTGATGGGCGGCATCACCGTCGCCACCGTGCTTACCTTGTTCTATCTGCCGGCGCTGTACGCCGCGTGGTATCGCGTGCGTGCCGACGAAGCGCCGAAGGAGATTGCCCCATGA
- a CDS encoding TetR/AcrR family transcriptional regulator: protein MARKRLTREESRDQTHQRLLEAAASVIAKKGFAAASVEDITAQAGYTRGAFYSNFKSKAELFIELLSQDHQCVREDLHEILEAPISLEAVEQRITQYYLRVYRDEKNFILWAEARLLALRDAKFRARLNAYCVEKRDDIAEVIERFYQMRGTKPPAPPKDLAFGTMALVDGMRFFNETIPKELPDEAAQNTLGVIFNSTFFK from the coding sequence ATGGCCCGTAAACGACTGACCCGCGAAGAAAGCCGCGACCAGACCCACCAGCGTCTGCTGGAGGCGGCGGCATCCGTCATCGCCAAGAAAGGCTTTGCCGCCGCCAGCGTGGAAGACATCACGGCGCAGGCCGGCTACACGCGCGGCGCGTTCTATTCGAACTTCAAGAGCAAGGCCGAGCTGTTCATCGAGCTGCTGAGCCAGGACCACCAGTGCGTGCGCGAGGATCTGCACGAGATCCTCGAGGCGCCGATTTCCCTGGAAGCCGTCGAGCAACGGATCACGCAGTACTACCTGCGCGTGTACCGCGACGAGAAAAACTTCATCCTGTGGGCCGAGGCGCGCCTGCTGGCCTTGCGTGACGCGAAATTCCGCGCCCGGCTCAACGCCTACTGCGTCGAAAAGCGCGACGACATCGCCGAGGTCATCGAGCGTTTCTATCAGATGCGCGGCACCAAGCCGCCCGCCCCGCCCAAGGATCTCGCCTTCGGTACCATGGCGCTGGTCGACGGCATGCGTTTCTTCAACGAAACCATTCCGAAGGAATTGCCCGACGAGGCGGCGCAGAACACTCTGGGCGTGATCTTCAACTCAACCTTCTTCAAGTAA
- a CDS encoding efflux RND transporter periplasmic adaptor subunit, which yields MIHPDSPARGSARRPVAWLGMAAALALLAGCGHQAQDPEAARPVIALPAPAADGVSVLRFPGEIHARYEMPLSFRVPGQLASRDARLGDSVKKGQVLARLDDADAAKNEAAARAALEAAEHRLVFATQQRDRDEAQAKANLISQLQLEQTRDAYASALASQVQARQQYELAQNQHRYNALVADRDGAITSEQAEVGQVLAAGQAVFGFAWSGERDVFVDVPESRIGEIGPGQAASVSLPSVAGKPLVAHVRDVAPAADPASRTYRVKLALDAPSAQVRLGMIADVALQASSSADASVRLPATALFHQGEQPAVWVVRPADMTLELRPVTVLRYGERDVLLGSGIKPGERVVMQGVHTVSAGEKVAPMEPPHPEDRPL from the coding sequence GTGATTCATCCAGACTCCCCGGCGCGAGGTTCCGCGCGCAGGCCCGTGGCGTGGCTGGGCATGGCGGCGGCACTCGCGCTGCTGGCCGGTTGCGGTCACCAGGCCCAAGACCCCGAGGCAGCCCGCCCCGTCATCGCCTTGCCGGCCCCGGCGGCGGACGGCGTCAGCGTCCTGCGCTTTCCCGGCGAGATCCACGCGCGCTACGAAATGCCCTTGTCCTTCCGCGTGCCCGGGCAACTGGCGTCGCGCGACGCGCGCCTGGGCGACAGCGTGAAAAAGGGGCAGGTGCTGGCGCGTCTTGATGATGCCGACGCCGCGAAGAACGAAGCCGCCGCCCGTGCCGCGCTGGAAGCGGCCGAGCATCGGCTGGTTTTCGCCACCCAGCAGCGCGATCGCGACGAAGCGCAGGCCAAGGCCAACCTGATCAGCCAGCTCCAACTGGAGCAGACGCGCGATGCCTATGCGTCCGCGCTGGCATCGCAGGTACAGGCACGGCAGCAATACGAGCTGGCGCAGAACCAGCACCGCTACAACGCCCTCGTGGCCGATCGCGACGGCGCCATCACGAGCGAGCAGGCGGAGGTGGGGCAGGTGCTGGCCGCGGGGCAGGCCGTGTTCGGCTTTGCCTGGTCGGGCGAGCGCGATGTGTTCGTCGACGTGCCCGAGTCGCGCATCGGCGAGATCGGGCCGGGGCAGGCCGCCAGCGTCAGCCTGCCTTCGGTGGCCGGCAAACCGCTGGTTGCGCATGTGCGGGATGTGGCGCCGGCGGCCGATCCGGCCAGTCGCACCTATCGCGTCAAGCTCGCTCTGGACGCGCCCAGCGCGCAGGTCCGCCTGGGCATGATCGCCGACGTGGCGCTGCAGGCCTCGTCCAGCGCAGACGCGTCGGTGCGGCTGCCGGCCACCGCCTTGTTCCATCAGGGCGAGCAGCCGGCGGTATGGGTGGTTCGCCCGGCGGACATGACGCTGGAGCTTCGCCCCGTCACCGTGTTGCGATACGGCGAGCGCGACGTCTTGCTTGGCTCCGGCATCAAGCCGGGTGAGCGCGTGGTGATGCAGGGCGTGCACACGGTCAGTGCCGGCGAGAAGGTGGCACCGATGGAGCCGCCGCATCCCGAGGATCGCCCGCTGTGA
- a CDS encoding cysteine desulfurase family protein produces the protein MTSIYLDYNASTPIDPVVQAVMQPYLHDAFGNPSSGHWASRPAKDALEHARRQVASLLGAQPDEIVFTSGGSEANNLALKGSFFALRDCGDHIITQVTEHPSVLKPLAFLQKLGASVTMLPVDAMGRVDPDAVRRAITPRTVLISIMHANNETGTLQPIEALGAIAREHGVRFHTDAAQSAGKVATQVDPLGVDLLSLAGHKLYAPKGIGALYVRRGTLLEPLIHGAGHEQGRRAGTESALLAAALGEACALAGDLAPVTRIRALRDHFWHALQDVYGERVVLHGHPTDRLPNTLNVGFVDRIGAEVLAGLEGVAASTGSACHAGVVELSPVLAAMGVSERTGMGAVRFSLGRGTTRADIDAVVDQLRTSETTRRRDG, from the coding sequence ATGACCTCCATCTACCTCGATTACAACGCCAGCACGCCGATTGATCCGGTGGTGCAGGCCGTCATGCAACCGTATCTCCACGACGCCTTCGGCAACCCCTCGAGCGGGCACTGGGCCAGCCGGCCGGCGAAGGATGCACTGGAGCATGCGCGCCGCCAGGTGGCCTCGCTGCTCGGTGCGCAGCCCGACGAGATCGTGTTCACCAGCGGCGGTAGCGAGGCGAACAATCTTGCCCTCAAGGGCAGTTTTTTCGCACTGCGCGACTGCGGCGACCACATCATCACGCAGGTGACGGAACATCCATCCGTACTGAAGCCGCTGGCGTTCCTGCAGAAACTGGGGGCTTCGGTGACCATGCTGCCGGTGGACGCGATGGGCCGGGTCGATCCCGATGCGGTGCGCCGCGCCATCACGCCGCGCACCGTGCTCATCAGCATCATGCATGCGAACAACGAGACGGGGACGCTGCAACCCATCGAAGCCCTTGGCGCGATCGCACGCGAGCACGGCGTGCGCTTCCACACCGATGCCGCGCAGTCGGCAGGCAAGGTAGCGACGCAGGTCGACCCGCTCGGCGTCGATCTCCTCAGCCTGGCAGGCCACAAGCTGTACGCACCCAAGGGCATTGGCGCGCTGTACGTCCGGCGCGGCACGCTGTTGGAACCGTTGATCCATGGTGCCGGACACGAACAGGGCCGGCGCGCGGGCACCGAGAGCGCGCTGCTTGCCGCGGCCCTGGGCGAGGCCTGCGCCCTGGCCGGCGACCTCGCGCCGGTGACGCGCATCCGCGCGCTGCGCGATCACTTCTGGCATGCATTGCAGGATGTGTACGGCGAGCGCGTGGTGCTCCACGGCCATCCCACGGACCGCCTGCCCAATACGCTCAACGTCGGTTTCGTGGACCGTATCGGGGCCGAGGTACTAGCCGGGCTCGAAGGCGTCGCCGCTTCCACCGGTTCGGCCTGCCATGCGGGCGTGGTCGAGTTGTCGCCGGTGCTCGCGGCCATGGGCGTGAGTGAACGCACCGGCATGGGCGCTGTCCGCTTCAGCCTCGGGCGAGGCACGACACGGGCGGACATCGATGCCGTGGTGGACCAGCTGCGCACCAGCGAAACCACGCGCCGCCGCGACGGCTGA
- a CDS encoding MFS transporter has protein sequence MTDPTHAPGEHHATVRLGLKENWRQFAWLVLINAFVGGMVGIERTVVPLIGAETFHIASTTLITSFIVSFGVVKALANLVSGHLADTWGRKRVLVIGWLLGLPVPFIIITAPSWEWIVAANVLLGLSQGFAWSMTVIMKVDLVGPKSRGLAVGLNEFAGYVAVGATAFLTGYLASRHGLRPVPIYLGIGYAVLGTLLSMLAVRDTREHVRTETRDANDSAASLSFREVFALTTYRNRDLFAASQAGLVNNLNDGMSWGIFPLFFTSLGMGVERIGILKAVYPVVWGVGQVVTGPLSDRWGRKGLIVAGMWVQAAGLFLTAATGHFAWWLVASVLLGVGTAMVYPSLIAAVSDASAPAWRARSLSVYRFWRDLGYAIGALSAGLIADRFGFATAIQSIGALTFVSGAVVAVVMRGRRPGSAPPAVASLPGP, from the coding sequence ATGACTGACCCGACCCACGCGCCAGGCGAGCACCACGCCACCGTCAGGCTGGGCCTGAAGGAGAACTGGCGCCAGTTCGCATGGCTGGTGCTGATCAACGCCTTTGTCGGCGGCATGGTGGGCATCGAGCGCACCGTGGTGCCGCTGATCGGCGCGGAGACGTTCCACATTGCGTCGACCACGCTGATCACCTCGTTCATCGTCAGCTTCGGCGTGGTCAAGGCGCTCGCCAATCTCGTTTCCGGCCACCTCGCGGATACCTGGGGGCGCAAGCGCGTGCTGGTGATCGGCTGGCTGCTGGGCTTGCCCGTGCCCTTCATCATCATCACGGCCCCGAGTTGGGAGTGGATCGTCGCGGCCAACGTGCTACTCGGCCTGAGCCAGGGTTTCGCCTGGTCGATGACGGTGATCATGAAGGTCGACCTGGTAGGCCCGAAGAGTCGCGGGCTCGCAGTGGGGCTCAACGAATTCGCCGGCTATGTCGCCGTGGGTGCCACGGCCTTCCTGACGGGCTATCTGGCCAGCCGCCATGGCCTGCGACCGGTGCCGATCTACCTGGGCATCGGCTACGCCGTGCTGGGTACCCTGTTGTCCATGCTTGCCGTACGCGACACGCGCGAACACGTCCGCACCGAGACACGGGACGCGAACGACTCCGCGGCGTCGCTCAGCTTCCGTGAAGTCTTTGCGCTCACCACGTACCGCAACCGCGATCTGTTCGCCGCGTCGCAGGCAGGGCTGGTGAACAACCTCAACGACGGCATGAGCTGGGGCATCTTCCCCTTGTTCTTCACCTCGCTCGGCATGGGCGTGGAGCGCATCGGCATCCTCAAGGCGGTGTACCCGGTGGTATGGGGCGTGGGCCAGGTGGTGACCGGCCCGCTGAGCGATCGCTGGGGGCGCAAGGGACTCATCGTCGCTGGCATGTGGGTGCAGGCGGCCGGCCTTTTCCTCACCGCCGCCACCGGCCATTTCGCGTGGTGGCTGGTGGCCAGTGTGCTGCTCGGCGTGGGCACGGCCATGGTGTATCCCAGCCTGATCGCGGCGGTGTCCGACGCATCGGCGCCGGCATGGCGCGCCCGCTCGCTCAGCGTGTATCGCTTCTGGCGCGACCTGGGGTACGCCATTGGCGCGTTGTCGGCCGGATTGATCGCGGACCGCTTCGGCTTTGCCACGGCCATCCAGTCCATCGGCGCCCTCACCTTCGTCTCCGGTGCCGTGGTGGCCGTTGTGATGAGGGGCCGGCGGCCTGGGTCGGCGCCTCCAGCCGTGGCGTCATTGCCCGGGCCGTAG